The genomic stretch CATATTCGGGATGGTCAACGAATCTATAACCAAAAGAGAAGGACATTTCTAATTGGTCATTGgcaacaaaatcaatcaattaccCAGGCATGACCATTGTGAACGTTCTTCCAGATGGTCCTTTGTCCAATgtctttaatttttccatttcatccGAACTTAGTTCGAAGCTGAACAACTAATATAATGGAAAAAACCGCAAGTTTACCAACTGAATCTAACATCTGATATTGATTTTACTTACATCAAAGTTGGAACGAACACGTGCAGGATTTATACTCTTTGGAATGACagcaacattttgttgaatcCAATATTTCATTAGAATTTGAGAAGTTGATTTAGAGTGTCGATTAGCTATTTCGACTACAACGTCATCTTCTAGTAATGGTATCGGTTCAAAGGCTCtggcaaattaaaaattagtttgatACCAATCGCACAACAAAAATCTCGGTTAGACAAACTTACTGTCCCCTCTTTTCATATAATTGCTTTCTACCAGGACTTCCTAATGGTGCGTATGCAACCACTGTAATATTATATTTACGGCAGGTTTCAAGTAACTCTGGCCTTTGAAAGTATGCGTGTAGTTCAATCTATGAAACAGATTCAGATTTTTAGattcagaaaataattgtttttagaATCCTCACTTGTTGATTCGCTGGTTGAATTCTAGCCACCTTCATAATTCGTTCGACTTGAGTACGTCGGAAATTAGATATTCCAATAGAACGGGTCAAACCATTATCAACTTGTACTTCCATTGCTTTCCATACAGCTTCAATACTTGAATTAGGATTGATTAGTACTTTACCGCTGTCATCTTTGGGCCAAAGATCTGTGTCGCTAACGTATTGCAGACCAACTGGTAGATGTATCAAGTATAAGTCAAGGTAGTCCAGCTGCAGAGCCTTTAGCgacttttgaataaaatattccaCTTTTTCTGGGGTCATACCAATCGGAGGCAActgttttcgaattttcaaaaagataaATTAGGGTCTGTAAAGGATATattcgatatattcgaatCACTAGGATCATTATCTTACTTTTGTAACTACAAATAGCTCATCCCGTTTGATGTTACCGGAATCGAACCACCTCTTAAGCACTTTGCCAATGATATGCTCATTCTCATACATATAGGCTGTGTCTATATGACGGTAGCCAGCTTTCAAAGCCTCATCAAGAGCCGTCTCGAGTTCTTGTGGATCACTAGACTATAATTGTAACAAAAGGAGATACATTACTCGCGGCAAAGCATTCAAAGCCCATTTCATTACCTGCCATGTACCTAATCCAACAATTGGCATTGTATAACcgttaaagaattttatggaggacatttttagtatttcacTATCGTATTACACAAAAATAACCACAATGTTGCGATACACTCAACCGAACGTTCAAATGTGACTGATTTTAGATTATTAGGTATGAGGTATAAGATACTAAATGTAAAGTGTACATATGATAATT from Bradysia coprophila strain Holo2 unplaced genomic scaffold, BU_Bcop_v1 contig_138, whole genome shotgun sequence encodes the following:
- the LOC119073583 gene encoding aldose reductase-related protein 2-like codes for the protein MSSIKFFNGYTMPIVGLGTWQSSDPQELETALDEALKAGYRHIDTAYMYENEHIIGKVLKRWFDSGNIKRDELFVVTKLPPIGMTPEKVEYFIQKSLKALQLDYLDLYLIHLPVGLQYVSDTDLWPKDDSGKVLINPNSSIEAVWKAMEVQVDNGLTRSIGISNFRRTQVERIMKVARIQPANQQIELHAYFQRPELLETCRKYNITVVAYAPLGSPGRKQLYEKRGQAFEPIPLLEDDVVVEIANRHSKSTSQILMKYWIQQNVAVIPKSINPARVRSNFDLFSFELSSDEMEKLKTLDKGPSGRTFTMVMPGFVDHPEYGLDD